A genomic window from Clostridium cylindrosporum DSM 605 includes:
- the gyrA gene encoding DNA gyrase subunit A produces MDEIRDKIIDRDIAEEMQECYIDYAMSVIVGRALPDVRDGLKPVHRRILYSMHELGIYYDKKHRKSARIVGDVLGKYHPHGDTAVYDAMVRLAQDFSTRYPLVDGHGNFGSVDGDSAAAMRYTEAKMSKIAMEILRDINKDTVDFADNFDGSEKEPKVLPSRFPNLLVNGSSGIAVGMATNMPPHNLGEIIDGTVMVIDDPEVTVKDIMTKVKGPDFPTAATILGREGIRSAYETGRGRIIVRAKAEIEEEKGRHKIVVTELPYQVNKAKLIENIAALVKEKKIEGISDLRDESDRDGMRIVIELKRDANSSVVLNLLYKHTKMRDTFGVINLALVNGEPKVLNLKELIVHYLDHQKEIIRRRSQFDLNKAEARAHILEGLRIALDHIDEVIKVIRASKTTEIARNALMENFALSERQAQAILDMRLQRLTGLEREKIESEYNQLMETIAYLKAVLASEKMVLDIIKEELLEIRSKYADERRTSIENNIDEINIEDLIDEEDVAVTITHAGYIKRLPSDTYKSQKRGGRGIQGLATREDDFVENLFITSTHDNILFFTNLGRAYKLKAYEIPEAGRTAKGTNIVNILPLQPQEKIETVITIKEFEEDKTLVFATRKGVIKKSKLTEFATIRKTGINAITLREDDELISVKLTDGTKNITIVTRNGYSITFKETDVRCMGRTASGVKGITLREDDIAVSMEIAEEGHDLLVVSENGFGKRTSFENYTVQGRGGKGVITYKVTKKTGIIISARAVENSDEIMIINNSGIIIRLEVSGISTTGRNAMGVTLMRADDGQKIVSVAKVNTNDTDIDDDEIQE; encoded by the coding sequence ATGGATGAAATTAGAGATAAGATAATAGATAGGGATATAGCAGAGGAAATGCAAGAATGCTATATTGACTATGCTATGAGTGTTATCGTAGGAAGAGCACTACCGGATGTTAGAGATGGATTAAAGCCTGTTCATAGAAGAATTCTTTATTCAATGCATGAACTAGGAATTTATTATGATAAAAAACACAGAAAGTCTGCCAGAATCGTTGGAGACGTACTAGGAAAGTATCACCCTCATGGTGATACAGCGGTTTATGATGCAATGGTTAGACTTGCACAGGACTTCTCAACTAGATATCCATTAGTAGATGGACATGGGAACTTTGGGTCAGTTGACGGTGACTCCGCAGCTGCTATGCGTTATACAGAAGCAAAAATGTCAAAGATAGCTATGGAAATTCTTCGTGATATCAATAAAGATACAGTTGATTTTGCAGACAACTTTGACGGAAGTGAAAAGGAGCCTAAAGTGCTTCCTTCAAGATTCCCAAACCTATTAGTTAATGGGTCAAGTGGTATAGCAGTAGGTATGGCAACTAACATGCCTCCACATAACCTTGGAGAAATAATAGATGGAACTGTAATGGTTATAGATGACCCTGAGGTTACAGTTAAGGATATAATGACTAAGGTTAAGGGGCCAGACTTCCCAACTGCAGCAACTATTCTTGGACGTGAAGGAATTAGAAGTGCATACGAAACAGGTAGAGGAAGAATAATAGTTAGAGCTAAGGCTGAAATTGAAGAGGAAAAGGGAAGACACAAGATAGTAGTAACTGAGCTTCCGTACCAAGTTAATAAGGCTAAGCTTATAGAAAATATAGCAGCTCTTGTTAAGGAGAAGAAGATAGAGGGAATATCAGACCTTCGTGATGAATCAGATAGAGATGGTATGAGAATTGTTATAGAACTTAAAAGGGATGCTAACTCAAGTGTTGTACTTAACCTTCTTTACAAGCATACTAAAATGAGAGATACATTTGGTGTTATAAACCTTGCTCTTGTAAATGGTGAACCTAAGGTACTTAACCTAAAGGAACTTATAGTTCATTATTTAGACCACCAAAAGGAAATCATAAGAAGAAGAAGCCAGTTTGACCTTAACAAAGCAGAGGCTAGAGCTCATATACTAGAGGGACTTAGAATAGCACTTGATCATATTGATGAAGTTATTAAGGTTATTAGAGCTTCTAAAACAACAGAAATTGCTAGAAATGCACTTATGGAAAACTTTGCTCTTTCAGAGAGACAAGCTCAAGCAATTCTTGATATGAGACTTCAAAGACTAACTGGACTAGAGAGAGAGAAGATAGAATCAGAATATAATCAACTTATGGAAACAATAGCCTATCTTAAGGCAGTACTTGCAAGTGAAAAAATGGTTCTAGATATAATTAAAGAAGAACTTCTTGAAATTAGATCTAAGTATGCTGATGAAAGAAGAACATCTATAGAAAATAATATAGATGAAATTAATATAGAAGACCTTATAGATGAGGAAGACGTAGCTGTAACTATTACACATGCAGGTTACATCAAGAGACTTCCAAGTGATACTTATAAGAGTCAAAAAAGAGGGGGACGTGGTATACAAGGTCTTGCAACTAGGGAAGATGACTTTGTTGAAAACCTATTTATCACATCAACTCATGATAATATACTATTCTTTACTAACCTTGGACGTGCATACAAGCTTAAGGCATATGAAATTCCAGAAGCAGGTAGAACAGCTAAGGGAACTAATATAGTTAATATACTTCCACTTCAACCTCAAGAAAAAATAGAAACAGTTATAACTATTAAAGAGTTTGAAGAGGATAAGACCCTTGTATTCGCAACGCGTAAGGGTGTAATTAAAAAGTCAAAGCTAACTGAATTTGCAACAATAAGAAAAACAGGTATAAATGCTATAACACTTAGAGAAGATGATGAACTTATAAGTGTTAAGCTTACAGACGGAACTAAGAATATAACAATAGTAACTAGAAACGGATACTCAATAACATTTAAGGAAACAGATGTTAGATGTATGGGTAGAACAGCTTCAGGTGTTAAGGGTATAACTCTTAGAGAAGATGATATAGCTGTAAGTATGGAAATTGCAGAAGAAGGACATGACCTTCTAGTAGTTAGTGAAAATGGATTCGGTAAGAGAACAAGCTTTGAGAATTACACAGTACAAGGCAGAGGCGGAAAAGGTGTAATCACATATAAGGTAACTAAGAAAACAGGAATTATAATAAGCGCTAGAGCAGTTGAAAATAGCGACGAAATTATGATAATAAACAATAGCGGTATCATAATAAGACTTGAAGTTAGCGGAATATCTACAACAGGTAGAAATGCAATGGGTGTTACACTAATGAGAGCAGATGACGGTCAAAAGATAGTTTCTGTTGCAAAGGTTAATACAAATGATACTGATATAGATGATGATGAAATTCAAGAATAA
- the gyrB gene encoding DNA topoisomerase (ATP-hydrolyzing) subunit B, which produces MVDNEQNYGASEIQVLEGLEAVRKRPGMYIGTTSSRGLHHLVYEIVDNSIDEALAGYCDNIEVSILKDNIIRVRDNGRGIPTGMHPKMNKPAVEVVFTVLHAGGKFGGGGYKVSGGLHGVGASVVNALSEYLEVEVRRDGKVHNQRYERGMVMHDMKVTGESKTTGTIVTFKPDAEIFETLEYEYDILAQRLRELAFLNKGIRITIRDEREEEVREEVFHYEGGLREFVKYVNRKKDVVHEEPIYIEGLKDDVMVEISLQYNTGYTENILSFANNIDTTEGGTHVVGFKSALTRVVNDYARKYNILKESEKNLSGEDTREGITAIISVKVTEPQFEGQTKTKLGNSEVRGIVENICGDKISSFLEENPHVSKIIIEKSLMASRAREAARKARELTRRKNVLDSMSLPGKLADCSEKDPKLCEVYLVEGDSAGGSAKQGRSRAFQAILPLRGKILNVEKQRIDKILVSDEIKNMITAFGAGIGDEFDVSKIRYDKIIIMTDADVDGAHIRTLLLTFFFRYMRPLIDEGHVYIAQPPLYKLSKGKNMWYTYSDDERDAKLDEIGREGVEIQRYKGLGEMNAEQLWDTTMNPDTRTLLRATVADAIAADDIFSVLMGDKVEPRREFIKENAKRVHNLDI; this is translated from the coding sequence TTGGTGGATAATGAACAAAATTACGGTGCCAGTGAGATCCAGGTATTAGAGGGTCTTGAGGCAGTTAGAAAAAGACCAGGAATGTATATTGGAACTACAAGTAGTAGAGGTCTTCATCACTTAGTATATGAAATTGTAGATAACTCAATAGATGAAGCCTTAGCGGGATACTGCGATAATATAGAAGTTTCAATACTAAAGGATAACATTATAAGAGTTAGAGACAATGGTCGTGGAATACCAACAGGAATGCATCCTAAGATGAATAAACCTGCAGTTGAAGTTGTATTTACAGTTCTTCATGCTGGAGGTAAATTTGGAGGGGGAGGATACAAGGTATCAGGTGGTCTTCATGGAGTTGGAGCATCTGTTGTTAATGCCCTTTCAGAATACTTAGAAGTTGAGGTTAGAAGAGACGGAAAGGTACATAACCAAAGATACGAAAGAGGAATGGTTATGCACGATATGAAGGTAACAGGTGAGTCTAAGACTACAGGAACAATAGTTACCTTTAAGCCTGACGCAGAAATATTTGAAACTCTTGAATATGAATATGACATACTAGCACAAAGACTTAGAGAACTTGCATTCCTAAATAAGGGAATAAGAATAACTATTAGGGATGAGAGAGAAGAGGAAGTTCGTGAGGAAGTTTTCCATTATGAAGGTGGACTAAGAGAATTTGTTAAGTATGTAAACAGAAAGAAAGACGTTGTACATGAAGAGCCTATATATATCGAAGGCCTTAAGGATGACGTTATGGTTGAAATATCACTTCAGTACAACACTGGATATACTGAAAATATACTATCATTTGCAAATAACATAGATACAACTGAAGGTGGAACACATGTGGTAGGATTTAAGTCTGCCCTTACTAGAGTTGTTAATGACTATGCAAGAAAGTATAACATTCTAAAGGAAAGTGAAAAGAACCTTTCTGGTGAGGATACTAGAGAAGGTATAACAGCTATCATATCAGTTAAGGTAACTGAACCTCAGTTTGAAGGTCAAACTAAAACTAAACTTGGTAACTCAGAGGTTAGAGGTATAGTTGAAAATATTTGTGGGGATAAGATATCAAGCTTCCTTGAAGAAAATCCTCATGTTTCAAAGATAATAATTGAAAAGTCACTAATGGCTTCTAGAGCTAGAGAAGCTGCTAGAAAAGCAAGAGAACTTACAAGACGTAAAAATGTACTTGATAGTATGAGTTTACCTGGTAAGCTTGCTGACTGTTCTGAAAAGGATCCTAAGCTTTGTGAAGTTTATCTAGTTGAGGGAGACTCAGCGGGTGGTTCAGCTAAGCAGGGAAGAAGTAGAGCTTTCCAAGCTATCCTACCACTAAGAGGTAAGATACTAAATGTTGAAAAGCAAAGAATAGATAAGATACTAGTTTCAGATGAAATCAAAAACATGATTACAGCATTTGGCGCTGGAATCGGTGATGAGTTCGATGTTTCAAAAATTAGGTATGACAAAATAATAATTATGACAGACGCGGATGTTGACGGTGCTCATATTAGAACATTACTTTTAACATTCTTCTTCAGATATATGAGACCACTTATAGACGAAGGTCATGTATATATAGCACAGCCACCACTATATAAGTTATCTAAGGGTAAAAACATGTGGTATACCTACAGTGATGATGAGCGTGATGCAAAGCTTGATGAGATAGGTAGAGAAGGCGTAGAAATCCAAAGATACAAAGGTCTTGGAGAAATGAATGCAGAACAACTTTGGGATACAACAATGAACCCTGATACTAGAACACTTCTTAGAGCTACAGTAGCTGATGCTATAGCAGCTGATGATATATTCTCAGTACTTATGGGTGATAAGGTTGAGCCAAGACGTGAGTTCATAAAAGAAAATGCTAAGAGAGTTCATAACCTTGATATATAA
- the remB gene encoding extracellular matrix regulator RemB: MFLHLGENVVIPQKEVIAILDIESVNSIDSNKFMRISDEEGFVKRINKEKPKSIVLTERDKKSIIYLSPISSVTLVKRSDFKREMNSLINLKPGK, encoded by the coding sequence ATGTTCCTGCATCTTGGAGAAAATGTTGTAATTCCACAGAAAGAAGTTATAGCCATATTAGACATTGAGTCTGTTAATAGTATAGATAGTAATAAGTTCATGAGAATATCTGATGAAGAGGGCTTTGTTAAGAGAATAAACAAAGAAAAACCAAAGTCTATAGTACTCACTGAAAGAGACAAAAAGAGTATTATTTATTTATCACCTATATCATCAGTAACGCTTGTGAAGCGTAGTGATTTCAAAAGAGAAATGAATAGTTTAATAAATTTAAAACCAGGTAAGTAG
- the recF gene encoding DNA replication/repair protein RecF (All proteins in this family for which functions are known are DNA-binding proteins that assist the filamentation of RecA onto DNA for the initiation of recombination or recombinational repair.) gives MYVKNLQVKNYRNYDNININLSKSLNIFLGENAQGKTNLAEAIYFLSSLKSHRTSKNKDIIAWNKDDTYIKAVVSRLYGEDVLEILISSKEKNYIKVNGVKATKASEVLGRLNVVMFSPEDLKLVKEGPVLRRKFLDFELSQIRPKYHYLINRYNKILNQRNNLLKSLQFSRDMISTLDVFTDQLIEAACDIMIMRRDFLIKISEISKLIHNKITSGTEELEIEYICDVKDFQSKEDIKTSLEKKLKDKRKSEIKKGYTLAGPHRDDIMIKINGIDVRSFGSQGQQRSAALSLKLSEIDIINSITGEYPVLILDDVLSELDENRQRYLIDNLNHVQTILTCTSGSDVDMFSSEDKNVFFVSNGNLSIGQ, from the coding sequence ATGTACGTTAAAAACCTTCAAGTTAAAAACTATAGAAATTACGATAATATTAATATAAACTTAAGTAAAAGCTTAAACATATTTCTTGGAGAAAATGCACAAGGAAAAACAAATCTAGCAGAGGCAATATATTTCTTAAGTTCTTTAAAATCCCATAGGACATCAAAAAACAAAGATATTATTGCGTGGAATAAGGATGACACATACATTAAAGCCGTAGTAAGTAGGCTTTACGGAGAGGATGTACTGGAGATTCTTATATCAAGCAAGGAAAAGAATTATATAAAGGTAAATGGAGTTAAGGCTACTAAAGCATCCGAGGTGCTTGGTAGGCTTAATGTTGTTATGTTTTCACCTGAGGACTTAAAACTTGTTAAGGAGGGTCCTGTTTTAAGGAGGAAGTTCCTGGATTTTGAGTTAAGTCAAATAAGGCCTAAGTATCATTATTTGATTAATAGATACAACAAAATACTAAATCAAAGAAATAACCTATTAAAATCTTTGCAATTTTCAAGGGACATGATAAGTACCCTAGATGTATTTACAGATCAGCTAATAGAGGCTGCATGTGACATTATGATTATGAGGCGAGATTTTCTTATTAAGATATCAGAAATATCAAAACTTATTCATAATAAAATTACAAGTGGTACAGAGGAGCTTGAAATAGAATACATCTGTGATGTTAAGGATTTTCAAAGTAAGGAAGACATAAAGACTTCTCTTGAAAAAAAATTAAAGGATAAAAGAAAGTCTGAAATAAAAAAGGGATATACACTAGCAGGTCCACACAGAGACGATATAATGATTAAAATAAACGGAATAGACGTTAGAAGCTTTGGTTCACAGGGTCAGCAAAGAAGTGCAGCTTTATCTTTAAAGCTTTCAGAGATAGACATTATAAATAGCATTACAGGTGAGTATCCTGTTCTTATATTAGATGATGTATTATCAGAATTAGATGAGAATAGGCAAAGATACCTAATAGATAATCTAAATCATGTACAAACAATATTAACATGTACAAGCGGTAGTGATGTTGATATGTTCAGCAGTGAAGACAAAAATGTATTCTTTGTAAGTAATGGAAACCTAAGTATAGGACAATGA
- a CDS encoding RNA-binding S4 domain-containing protein, with translation MNKVEISTEFIKLDQFLKWVAIADNGVVAKAIIADGMIKVNSEVCTMRGKKLRKGDIVEVEGVDSFEIC, from the coding sequence ATGAACAAAGTAGAAATAAGCACAGAATTCATTAAATTAGACCAATTTCTAAAGTGGGTAGCTATTGCAGATAATGGAGTAGTTGCTAAGGCAATAATAGCGGATGGAATGATTAAGGTTAATTCAGAAGTTTGTACAATGAGAGGCAAGAAGCTTAGAAAGGGCGATATAGTAGAAGTTGAAGGAGTGGACTCTTTCGAAATATGTTAA
- the dnaN gene encoding DNA polymerase III subunit beta, translated as MWFTCKKEILQEGINIASRAASNKTTYPILEGILIRAIDGKVILTATDLDFGIETNIDAQVTEPGTIVINSKLFQDLIRKLPNEDITLRVSDRNVNISCKNSEFNIVGTSPEDFPSLPLINENTMYELSEDILKNMIKQTIFAVAQDETRPIFTGILFEVKESMLSFVALDGYRLSIKKERLDGASDINAVIPGKALSEISKILDIKGEKVKITFTPNHILFNLEGTKVISRLLEGDFINYRQIIPDEYSLKVNVDRGELLHSIERASLLSREGKTNLIRFDIKDNSIIITSNSQLGNVCEKVDVETQGDDIKIAFNAKYFLDALRIIEADNIILELSTSVSPCIVKKCDNEDEDFIYLVLPVRDASIK; from the coding sequence ATGTGGTTTACGTGTAAAAAAGAAATATTACAAGAGGGAATTAATATAGCCTCTAGAGCAGCATCTAACAAAACAACTTACCCTATTCTTGAGGGGATACTTATAAGAGCGATTGATGGAAAGGTAATTCTTACAGCAACAGATCTTGATTTCGGTATAGAAACGAACATAGATGCACAGGTAACTGAACCTGGAACTATCGTTATTAATTCAAAGCTTTTCCAGGACCTTATTAGAAAGCTACCAAATGAGGACATTACACTAAGAGTTAGTGATAGAAACGTTAATATATCATGTAAAAACTCTGAATTTAATATTGTTGGAACATCACCTGAGGACTTTCCATCACTTCCTCTTATAAATGAAAATACAATGTATGAGCTTTCAGAGGATATACTTAAAAATATGATTAAACAAACTATTTTTGCTGTAGCTCAAGATGAAACTAGACCTATCTTTACAGGAATATTATTTGAAGTTAAGGAAAGCATGTTAAGTTTTGTTGCTCTTGATGGGTATAGATTAAGTATCAAGAAGGAAAGACTAGATGGTGCAAGTGATATTAATGCTGTAATACCAGGAAAAGCACTTAGTGAAATATCTAAGATACTAGATATTAAAGGGGAAAAGGTTAAGATAACATTTACTCCTAACCATATACTGTTTAATCTTGAAGGAACAAAGGTTATATCTAGACTTCTAGAGGGAGACTTTATTAATTACAGACAAATAATTCCTGATGAGTATAGTCTAAAGGTTAACGTTGATAGAGGAGAGCTTCTACACAGTATAGAAAGAGCATCACTTTTATCTAGAGAGGGTAAAACAAACCTTATAAGATTCGACATAAAAGATAATAGTATTATTATTACTTCAAATTCACAGCTAGGAAATGTATGTGAAAAGGTTGATGTTGAAACTCAAGGTGATGATATAAAAATAGCATTTAATGCTAAGTACTTCCTTGATGCCCTTAGAATTATTGAAGCAGACAACATAATACTGGAACTTTCAACTAGTGTAAGTCCATGTATAGTTAAGAAATGTGATAATGAGGATGAGGACTTTATTTATCTAGTATTACCAGTTAGAGATGCTAGTATTAAGTAA
- the dnaA gene encoding chromosomal replication initiator protein DnaA, with the protein MGNPLSDLWDKTTNIIKSELTEVGFNTWISPIKPLKITQDTLYISVQNDFTKGILEARYKDLIANAVKLVSSKKYEICIILPSDDISKDLVSKSSDGVLGGRESTVEVKDNFPTSTLNPKYIFDSFVVGNSNRFAHAASLAVAESPAKAYNPLFLYGGVGLGKTHLMHAIGHYILDSNPSARVEYVTSEKFTNELINSIKDDKNVEFRNKYRNVDVLLIDDIQFIAGKERTQEEFFHTFNTLHEANKQIIISSDRPPKEIPTLEDRLRSRFEWGLIADIQAPDFETRIAILKKKADLEGLDISNDVMVYIANKIVANIRELEGALIRIVAYSSLTNADISVDLASEALKDIISNKTSKQITVNLIQEVVGNYYNLRVEDFKSKRRTKNVAYPRQIAMYIARKLTDLSLPKIGEEFGGRDHTTVIHAYEKISNMLEKDDSLNDTIDNLMKKIQKNN; encoded by the coding sequence ATGGGAAACCCGCTTAGTGATTTATGGGATAAAACCACTAATATTATTAAATCTGAGTTAACTGAAGTAGGCTTTAATACATGGATTAGTCCAATAAAACCTCTAAAGATAACTCAAGATACATTATATATATCAGTCCAAAACGATTTTACTAAGGGAATTCTAGAGGCTAGGTATAAAGACCTTATAGCCAATGCTGTAAAATTAGTTTCCTCAAAAAAGTATGAAATATGCATTATACTTCCATCAGATGATATTTCAAAGGATTTAGTTTCTAAATCATCAGATGGCGTCCTAGGGGGAAGGGAGTCTACTGTAGAAGTAAAGGATAACTTTCCTACATCTACACTAAACCCTAAATATATATTTGATAGCTTTGTAGTCGGTAATAGTAACAGGTTTGCCCATGCAGCATCACTAGCAGTTGCTGAATCTCCTGCTAAGGCTTATAATCCTTTATTTCTATACGGAGGAGTTGGACTTGGTAAGACTCACCTTATGCATGCAATAGGGCACTATATACTAGATAGTAATCCTTCAGCTAGGGTTGAGTATGTTACTAGTGAGAAATTTACAAATGAACTTATAAACTCTATTAAGGATGATAAAAACGTAGAGTTCAGAAACAAGTACAGAAATGTAGATGTACTTCTTATTGACGATATTCAGTTCATAGCTGGTAAGGAAAGGACCCAAGAGGAATTCTTCCATACTTTTAATACTCTGCATGAGGCAAATAAGCAGATTATTATTTCTAGTGATAGACCTCCTAAGGAAATCCCAACCTTAGAGGATAGGTTAAGATCAAGATTTGAGTGGGGACTTATAGCGGATATTCAAGCACCTGATTTTGAGACTAGAATAGCTATACTTAAGAAAAAGGCGGATTTAGAAGGACTTGATATCTCTAATGATGTTATGGTTTATATAGCTAATAAAATAGTTGCAAATATAAGAGAACTTGAGGGGGCACTAATTAGAATAGTTGCTTACTCTTCACTTACAAATGCAGATATAAGTGTAGACCTTGCATCTGAAGCTCTTAAGGATATTATCTCTAATAAAACATCAAAGCAAATTACAGTTAACCTAATTCAGGAAGTAGTAGGAAACTACTATAATCTAAGGGTTGAAGACTTTAAATCTAAGAGAAGAACTAAAAATGTAGCATATCCTAGACAAATTGCAATGTATATAGCAAGAAAGCTTACAGACCTTTCCCTTCCTAAGATAGGAGAAGAGTTTGGTGGGCGTGATCATACTACTGTAATTCATGCATATGAGAAAATTTCTAACATGCTTGAAAAAGATGATAGTCTTAATGATACAATTGATAATCTTATGAAAAAAATACAGAAAAATAACTAA
- the rpmH gene encoding 50S ribosomal protein L34 encodes MLRTYQPKKRQRSKEHGFRKRMKSHAGQIILKKRRRKGRKKLSA; translated from the coding sequence ATGCTAAGAACTTACCAACCTAAGAAAAGACAAAGAAGTAAGGAACACGGATTCAGAAAGAGAATGAAGTCTCACGCTGGACAAATCATTCTAAAGAAGAGAAGAAGAAAAGGTAGAAAAAAACTATCTGCTTAA
- the rnpA gene encoding ribonuclease P protein component — protein MKSEERIKRNSHFRYIYNRGKSISNDTLVLYTLKNKKDINRVGISVSKKVGNSVIRNKVKRLIRESYRVNSESFNKGYDFIFIARQRSASADYNKVESAMKHLMRKSGIIPKE, from the coding sequence ATGAAAAGTGAAGAAAGAATAAAAAGAAATTCTCATTTTAGATATATATATAATAGAGGAAAATCTATTAGTAATGATACTCTTGTTCTATATACTCTTAAAAATAAGAAGGATATTAATAGAGTAGGGATATCAGTTAGTAAGAAGGTAGGAAATAGCGTTATTAGGAACAAAGTTAAAAGACTTATCAGAGAAAGTTATAGAGTTAATAGCGAATCCTTTAATAAAGGATACGACTTTATTTTTATAGCTAGACAAAGATCCGCATCAGCTGACTACAATAAAGTAGAGAGCGCTATGAAACACCTTATGAGGAAATCAGGGATAATTCCAAAGGAATAA
- the yidD gene encoding membrane protein insertion efficiency factor YidD, producing the protein MLLRKLFIGLIRTYQKYISPLKPPSCRFYPTCSSYGIEAIEKYGAIRGAFMTIKRILRCHPFNKGGYDPVP; encoded by the coding sequence ATGTTATTAAGAAAACTATTTATAGGCTTAATAAGAACCTATCAAAAATATATATCACCTCTTAAGCCACCTAGTTGTAGATTTTATCCTACTTGTTCTAGTTATGGAATTGAGGCTATCGAAAAATATGGCGCTATTCGTGGCGCTTTTATGACTATAAAGAGAATTTTAAGGTGTCATCCATTTAATAAAGGGGGATATGACCCTGTACCTTAA
- the yidC gene encoding membrane protein insertase YidC, translating to MGALNNLLTGFFDIIHNLVESIGVTNLGFGYVLDIVIYTLILKTIMLPLFVYQQKGTKGMSEVQPKMKELQEKYKNDPKKLQEEQIKLYKELGVNPFKGCLPLFVQMPIFIAMFTVLSSYHGFNGVPFLWIKNLAKPDNFYILPVLTAVLQYVSIKVTSKNMDEEQKKMQNKMGITMSIVFLFICINYKAVLAIYFISSSVIQMVQTLMVNKYLEKEKAKEDAIKKAKEEERLAKEAEEKAAKREEYKKKKKKKAESSEELNKADKPVKKKRTEESQKLKDDNKDGKVVE from the coding sequence TTGGGCGCATTAAATAATTTGCTAACAGGATTTTTTGACATAATACATAACCTTGTAGAGTCAATTGGAGTTACTAATTTAGGATTTGGATATGTTTTAGACATAGTGATTTACACACTTATACTTAAAACAATAATGCTTCCTTTATTTGTTTACCAGCAAAAGGGCACTAAGGGAATGAGTGAAGTCCAGCCTAAGATGAAGGAACTTCAGGAAAAGTATAAAAATGACCCAAAGAAGCTTCAAGAAGAACAAATAAAGCTATATAAAGAGTTAGGTGTAAATCCATTTAAGGGATGTCTACCATTATTTGTTCAAATGCCAATTTTCATTGCAATGTTTACAGTTCTTTCATCATATCACGGTTTCAATGGTGTACCATTTCTATGGATAAAGAACCTTGCAAAGCCAGATAACTTTTATATATTACCAGTACTAACAGCAGTTCTACAATATGTAAGCATAAAAGTTACATCTAAGAACATGGATGAAGAGCAAAAAAAGATGCAAAACAAAATGGGTATTACAATGTCAATTGTATTCTTATTTATCTGTATCAACTATAAAGCGGTTCTTGCAATATACTTTATATCAAGTAGTGTAATCCAAATGGTACAAACACTTATGGTTAATAAGTATCTTGAAAAGGAAAAGGCTAAGGAAGATGCTATAAAGAAGGCTAAAGAAGAGGAAAGATTAGCTAAGGAAGCAGAGGAGAAAGCTGCTAAACGTGAAGAATACAAAAAGAAAAAGAAGAAAAAGGCTGAATCAAGTGAAGAATTAAATAAAGCTGATAAGCCAGTAAAAAAGAAAAGAACGGAAGAGAGCCAAAAGCTCAAAGATGATAATAAAGATGGTAAGGTTGTAGAGTAA